Genomic window (Aquimarina sp. BL5):
GGGTTTTTTTATACCTTCTCTTTTTTTGATGTATAACTATGAGGAATATCCACACAAAATTGCCCAACGTATCCACAACAATTTTTACTGTAATGAGTAAAATGGCAAATGATTATAAAGCTATTAATCTCTCTCAAGGATTTCCAAATTTTAAAACTGACAAAAAATTAATTGATTTAGTAACCATTGGCATGCAGAAAGGACATAATCAATATGCGCCTATGCCTGGTTTATTATCTTTAAGAAAGGTGATTGTAGAAAAAACGAATGCTCTTTACAACAGTGATTACCATCCCGAAACCGACATAACGATTACTTCTGGCGCTACACAGGCTATTTTTACGATTATTTCAGCATTTATTCATCCTGGAGATGAAGTGATCATTTTTAAACCCGCCTATGATTCTTATGAACCTTCTATAGAATTATTTGGAGGAACGATCATTCCAATTCAACTATCAGCACCTAGTTTTACTATTGATTGGAAAGAAGTTGCGAGTAAAATTACTTCCAAAACAAAAATGATTATCATCAACACTCCTCATAACCCATCCGGAACTGTTTTATCAAAAAACGATATGCTCCAGCTAGAAGCTTTATTAAAGAATACAGATATCATTTTATTAAGTGACGAAGTCTATGAACATATTATTTTTGATGGTCAGGAACATCAGAGTATTGCTAGGTTTCCCGGATTGGCAGAAAGAGCTTTTATTACTGCTTCTTTTGGTAAAACGTTTCATACTACTGGCTGGAAAATGGGATATTGTATTGCACCTAAAGATCTGATGACTGAATTTAGGAAAGTGCATCAGTTTAATGTATTCTGTAGTAATCATCCT
Coding sequences:
- a CDS encoding methionine aminotransferase, with protein sequence MRNIHTKLPNVSTTIFTVMSKMANDYKAINLSQGFPNFKTDKKLIDLVTIGMQKGHNQYAPMPGLLSLRKVIVEKTNALYNSDYHPETDITITSGATQAIFTIISAFIHPGDEVIIFKPAYDSYEPSIELFGGTIIPIQLSAPSFTIDWKEVASKITSKTKMIIINTPHNPSGTVLSKNDMLQLEALLKNTDIILLSDEVYEHIIFDGQEHQSIARFPGLAERAFITASFGKTFHTTGWKMGYCIAPKDLMTEFRKVHQFNVFCSNHPVQHALAAYLKTPEHYLSLPNFYQEKRDVFLSLIKDSKFSYIPAAGTYFQLLDYTAITDESDVAFAERLTKEHKIASIPVSVFNLNQQDDKVLRFCFAKTEDTLKRAAEILCNI